One genomic segment of Gossypium arboreum isolate Shixiya-1 chromosome 3, ASM2569848v2, whole genome shotgun sequence includes these proteins:
- the LOC108475160 gene encoding uncharacterized protein LOC108475160, whose protein sequence is MSPPEAQPKARNRWRDFDSIARCYMLASMSSVLQKQHENFCTVKEIMTNLEDLLRGHAALARQSAITNLMNSHKKPGTLVKEHMIKLMGIFVEVEDNRVELDVNTQIEIVFKSFTKEFASFRAAYNLGKKALTLTQLMKELQSHELMLNGR, encoded by the coding sequence ATGAGCCCTCCTGAAGCTCAGCCCAAAGCAAGAAATCGCTGGAGAGATTTTGACTCAATTGCTCGATGTTATATGTTAGCGAGCATGAGTAGTGTGTTACAAAAGCAACACGAGAATTTTTGTACCGTCAAAGAGATCATGACAAATTTGGAGGATTTACTTAGAGGCCATGCTGCATTGGCTCGACAATCTGCTATTACAAATTTGATGAATTCTCATAAAAAACCTGGCACTCTAGTCAAAGAACATATGATTAAGCTTATGGGAATCTTTGTGGAAGTGGAGGACAATAGGGTTGAACTAGATGTGAACACACAAATTGAAATAGTGTTCAAATCCTTTACCAAGGAGTTTGCTAGTTTTAGGGCTGCTTACAACTTAGGGAAAAAGGCACTTACCTTGACTCAACTCATGAAGGAATTACAATCCCATGAGTTAatgttgaatggtcgataa